The Mycobacterium sp. EPa45 genomic interval TGCTGATGCGCCACGCCAAGTCGGACTATCCGAACGGGGTGCCCGACCATGACCGGCCGCTGGCATCGCGCGGTATTCGCGAAGGCGCTCTGGCGGGCGACTGGCTGCGGGCCCACGTCCCGGCGATCGATCTGGTGCTCTGCTCGTCGGCGACCCGCACCCGCCAGACCCTCGAGCGCACCGGTATCAGCGCCCCGGTGATGTATTCCGAGCGGCTCTACGGCGCCACCCCGGGGACGATGATCGACGAAATCAACCAGGTGCCCGACGATGTCGCGACGCTGATGGTCGTCGGCCACGAACCGACGATGAGTCAGGTGTCGCTCGGGCTGGCCGACCCGAAGCGCTCGAATCCGAAGGTGGCCGGCGAGATCTCGATCAAGTACCCGACATCGGCCATCGCCGTGCTGCGGGTGCCTGGCAGCTGGGCAGCGCTCGAACTCCGCACGGCGGAGCTCAGGTCATTCCACGTGCCGCGCTAGGAGTTGGTGGCCAGCGTCAGCTCCATCAACTTGATGGCCTGACCGCACGCGTCGATCCCGGGGGCCTGCGGGTTGACCCACCAGCCGACGACGCCACCGGCGTCGCTGGCGACTCCACAGCCACCGTTGGGGTCGCTGGTCCGCATCACGATCGACGGCACACCGGCGATCGCCCGGTTCTCGATCTGATACTTGAGGAACTGACCGACCGCGCGCTCGTTGTCGAGGCTGCCCTGCTCGTACCAGAACCGGGTGATGTCCACCAGCCCGGCAGGGTTGGCGGCCTGCCAACGACAGACGGCGCCGACGAACGTGCTCTGGATGTCGAGCGGGTCGGCGCCCACGGTCTTGGCCAGGATGTCGGTGGTGAGGACGTCGCACTCCTTGAGCAGGTTCGGATACTGCTGCGCGGAGTTGTCGTTGCGCGGCACGTTGCCCGAACCTGACTTCGCCGCGGTCCCGTCCACCGTTTTGGCACAGCCGCTGACCATGACGAGCGCGCAGAGCACCGCCGCCACCGCGGTCACAATCCGCCGCGGGCTCATTTGGAATTCACGATCGATTGCCGGGTCAGTTCCTTGGCCACGTCGCAGGCCGGCGGGAAGGGCTTCTCCGCGAAGCTGACGGACCACTCGATGAAGTCGTCGTTGAATTGGATGCCGATCTCGCACAGGTTGTCCCCCAGAGTCGGATCGGTGCCGACGGCGATGAACCCGCTGTGGCCCTCGATGTTGATGTCCTCGACGCTGGTGCGCGACAGCTCTTCGGTCTTGCGTTCGCGCCCGATCGGGCTGCCGCGGTACCAGGTGAAGGAGAAGTGCGGTCCGAGGATGCC includes:
- a CDS encoding histidine phosphatase family protein; translated protein: MRHAKSDYPNGVPDHDRPLASRGIREGALAGDWLRAHVPAIDLVLCSSATRTRQTLERTGISAPVMYSERLYGATPGTMIDEINQVPDDVATLMVVGHEPTMSQVSLGLADPKRSNPKVAGEISIKYPTSAIAVLRVPGSWAALELRTAELRSFHVPR
- a CDS encoding DUF3558 domain-containing protein; translated protein: MVSGCAKTVDGTAAKSGSGNVPRNDNSAQQYPNLLKECDVLTTDILAKTVGADPLDIQSTFVGAVCRWQAANPAGLVDITRFWYEQGSLDNERAVGQFLKYQIENRAIAGVPSIVMRTSDPNGGCGVASDAGGVVGWWVNPQAPGIDACGQAIKLMELTLATNS
- a CDS encoding DUF3558 domain-containing protein, giving the protein MTATRKLALAAGIVAIATSIGACSDNGSGPGQPSGSQAPAPQSANAKHGPMFPECGGISDQTMAEQTRVTGLVNTAKNSIGCQWLAGGGILGPHFSFTWYRGSPIGRERKTEELSRTSVEDINIEGHSGFIAVGTDPTLGDNLCEIGIQFNDDFIEWSVSFAEKPFPPACDVAKELTRQSIVNSK